Proteins encoded in a region of the Vicia villosa cultivar HV-30 ecotype Madison, WI linkage group LG5, Vvil1.0, whole genome shotgun sequence genome:
- the LOC131604096 gene encoding uncharacterized protein LOC131604096 yields the protein MQVDFINCFRGFHREALLSRAIISSFLTLILKSSNPLGLDDYRSICLVGCVYKAISKLLASRLKKVLGSIGSKCQSAFVTGRQLLDGVLVANEVVDLTKREGIGCLLFKVDFEKAYDKVSWNFLRYLLKRMGFGITWMKWMEALIFSSKMSVLVNGSPPEEFEVEKGLRQGDLLSPFLFVIVAEGLRRLVAKAVEMGDYVGFKMRRSCSMDILQFADVTLLFGEGSWKQVWTIKALLRGFELVSGLGINYHKSKLIGINIENHFLDCASLFLSCRRENSCFFLGIPIGIHPRRISSWNIILGKIKSRLLDWKARFLSFGGRLNLIKSVLSSLAIFMLSFYKAPKKILKEITKVQSNFLWGGGGDRKKIHWVSWRNSCFPTDRGGIGLRRIRDFNLALLQKWRWRILGGSEALWYEVLKARYGYINLQVVGGADFDHNKVVKSFW from the coding sequence ATGCAAGTAGATTTCATTAATTGCTTTCGGGGTTTTCATAGGGAAGCTTTATTATCTAGAGCCATCATATCCTCGTTTTTAACCTTGATTCTGAAATCTTCTAATCCTTTGGGTTTAGACGACTATAGATCGATATGTTTGGTTGGGTGTGTTTACAAAGCCATTTCCAAATTGTTGGCTTCTAGGTTGAAGAAGGTGTTGGGGTCCATTGGGTCGAAGTGTCAAAGTGCCTTTGTTACGGGAAGGCAACTTCTCGATGGTGTTTTGGTAGCCAATGAGGTGGTGGATTTGACGAAAAGAGAAGGGATTGGGTGTTTACTTTttaaggtggattttgaaaaggcttacgATAAGGTGTCTTGGAACTTTCTTAGATACTTGTTAAAGAGAATGGGATTTGGGATTActtggatgaagtggatggaggcGTTGATTTTCTCAAGTAAGATGTCGGTTCTTGTGAATGGTAGTCCTCCGGAGGAATTTGAGGTGGAAAAAGGGTTAAGGCAAGGTGACTTGCtatctcctttcctttttgtcATTGTAGCGGAGGGTTTGAGGCGTTTGGTGGCTAAGGCGGTGGAGATGGGAGATTATGTTGGTTTTAAAATGAGGAGGTCTTGCTCGATGGATATCCTTCAATTTGCCGATGTTACTTTACTTTTTGGGGAAGGGAGTTGGAAACAAGTTTGGACAATCAAGGCTTTATTAAGAGGGTTTGAATTAGTTTCCGGGCTTGGGATTAATTATCATAAAAGCAAGCTAATTGGTATTAATATTGAAAATCATTTCTTGGATTGTGCTTCTCTTTTTTTGTCATGTAGGAGGGAAAATAGCTGTTTTTTTCTTGGAATTCCTATAGGAATCCACCCTAGAAGGATTTCATCGTGGAATATCATCCTTGGCAAAATCAAGTCGAGGCTTTTGGATTGGAAGGCTCGGTTTTTATCCTTTGGAGGAAGACTAAATCTTATCAAGTCCGTTCTTAGTAGTCTAGCCATCTTTATGTTGTCATTTTACAAGGCGCCTAAGAAAATCTTAAAGGAAATAACGAAGGTGCAAAGTAACTTTCTTTGGGGAGGAGGAGGAGATAGGAAGaaaattcattgggttagttggaggaATAGTTGCTTCCCAACCGATAGAGGAGGTATCGGTTTAAGAAGAATTAGGGATTTCAATTTAGCTCTCCTTCAAAAGTGGAGATGGAGGATTCTTGGAGGTTCGGAGGCGCTATGGTACGAAGTGTTGAAAGCAAGATACGGATACATAAATCTTCAAGTTGTGGGAGGGGCCGATTTTGATCATAACAAGGTAGTGAAATCTTTTTGGTGA